Below is a window of Leisingera sp. S132 DNA.
CGCTCAAGAGCGGGGAAATCTGGGTGTTCCGTCATGACGGCGCCTGCCATCTGCGGCTGGAGCCAAGCGTTTTCCTGGAAAAGACCCGCTTGAAGCCGCGTGCGGCAAAGCAGATCGTTTTATCCGGGCGGGCGATGGGATATGCCACCCGCGTCCGGTGGACGCTCAGCAAAGCGCAGGAGACTGCCATTGCCGTGCGAGACCTGAACCGGGACGAACCCGAGACGTTTGACTGAGCCTTTAAAAGGACCTGCCCTGCCATGACCGACCTTCACCCCGTACGCCGTGCGCTGCTTTCCGTATCCGACAAGACCGGCCTGATCGAGCTGGGCCAGGCGCTGGCCGCGCGCGGTGTCGAGCTGCTCTCGACCGGCGGTTCCGCCAAGGCACTGCGTGATGCCGGCCTGACGGTCAAAGATGTCTCCGAAGTGACAGGCTTTCCGGAGATGATGGACGGCCGTGTGAAGACCCTGCACCCGATGGTGCATGGCGGCCTGCTGGCGCTGCGCGACAATGACACCCATGTCGCCGCGATGACCGAGCATGGCATCGGCGCCATCGACCTGCTGGTCGTGAACCTCTATCCGTTCGAGGCCGCGCTGGCACGTGGTGCAGATTACGATGAGATGATCGAAAACATCGACATCGGCGGTCCGGCGATGATCCGTGCGGCTTCCAAGAACCACCTTTTTGTGAACGTGGTGACCGACGTCCAGGATTATCACGCGCTGCTGGCAGAGCTGGATGCCAACGACGGCCAGACCTCTTATGCTTTCCGTCAGCGTCTGTCGCAGACCGCTTATGCCCGCACGGCTGCCTATGACGCTGCGGTGTCAAACTGGATGGCCACTGCCATCGAAGAACAGACGCCGCGCCGCCGCGCCTTTGCCGGCGAGCTGAAACAAACTCTGCGTTATGGCGAAAACAGCCACCAGGAAGCTGCCTTCTACACCGATGGCTCAAACCGTCCGGGTGTTGCCACCGCCGTGCAGCTGCAGGGCAAGGAGCTGAGCTACAACAACATCAACGACACCGATGCGGCCTATGAACTGGTGGCGGAATTCGATCCGGCCGAAAGCCCTGCAGTTGCGATCATCAAGCACGCCAACCCCTGCGGCGTCGCCAAGGGCGCGACCCTGGCGGAGGCTTATCAGAAGGCGTTCGACTGCGACCGCACTTCGGCATTTGGCGGCATCGTGGCGCTGAACCAGCCGCTGGACGCGGACACTGCCGCCAAGATCACCGAGATTTTCACCGAGGTGGTAATCGCGCCTGGTGCGTCTGATGAAGCCAAGGAAATCTTTGCCGCCAAGAAGAACCTGCGCCTGCTGCTGACCGATGGCCTGCCCGACCCGCGCAAGCCCATCGTGGCCTACAAGCAGGTGGCCGGCGGCATGCTGGTTCAGGACAAGGACGTCGGCTACGTCGGCATGGAAGATCTGAAGGTAGTGACCGAAAAGGCGCCGTCTGACGCCCAGATGCAGGACCTGCTGTTTGCCTGGAAGGTCGCCAAGCACGTTAAGTCCAATGCCATCGTCTATGTGAAGGACAACGCCACCGTCGGCGTCGGTGCGGGCCAGATGAGCCGTCTGGACAGCGCCAATGTGGCGGCATCCAAGGCGGGCCGAATGGCGGCGGAGCTGGGGCTGGAAGAAAGCCTTGCCAAGGGCTGTGCTGTGGCGTCTGATGCCTTCTTTCCCTTTGCGGACGGCCTGCTGGAAGCAGCGGCAGCAGGCGGTGCCTGCGTGATCCAGCCGGGCGGCTCGATGCGCGATGACGAAGTGATCAAGGCAGCCAACGAAAAAGGCCTCGCCATGGTCTTCACCGGCATGCGCCACTTCCGCCACTAAGCAGAGCGACTGAGTCATGGCAGCACGTTGGATGATCTGGGGCGCAATCCTCTCCTTCCTGGCGGATCAGGCCAGCAAATACCTGGTGATCCACTGGATGGGGCTGGACCAGCGCCACCGGATCGACGTGCTGCCGCCGTTTCTCAACTTCCGCTATGGCGAGAACACCGGCATCAACTTTGGCCTGTTCGGCGGTGGCGACGAGACCGCGCGCTGGATCCTGATCGGGCTCTCTGTGGTGATCTGCATTGCGCTGGTGGTGTGGTTATTGCGGGGGCAGAGCAAGTCCAGAGGCATGCAGCTGTCTGCGGGGCTGGTGATCGGCGGTGCTTTGGGCAATGTCGCAGACCGGCTGCTCTATGGTTATGTTCTCGATTTCCTCAACACATCTTGCTGCGGTATTCAGAACCCGTTTGTGTTCAATGTCGCGGATATCTTCATATTTGGCGGTGCAGCGGGGCTGATCTTCTTTGATGGGCGCAGTAAAAAGCCTGCGTAGACCTCGCCAGGCAATTGCGTTAAAAGCGCAGGGAAACAGGCAGGAGTTTGGGGCAATGCGGATCCCGTTCGGAGTGATCGTTCTTGCAGGCGCGCTGGCAGTGTCCGGCTGCGCGCAAAAAGGGCTGCGCGTTCTGCAGAAACCAGGGTCCGGTCCGGATGAGTTTTTGATCCTGCCGTCAAAGCCTCTGAGTGCTCCGGAAAGCTATTCTGCCCTTCCCGCGCCGACTCCCGGCGGCAGCAACCTGACCGATCCCAATCCGAGCGCTGATGCTGTCGCCGCTCTGGGCGGCAAACCCGGCGCGCTTGTCCCTGCTGACGGCGTCCCGTCAGGTGATGCGGCGCTGGTCACCGCTTCCAGCCGGTATGGAGTAGAGCATGGGGTGCGGGACACGCTGGCATCGGAAGATGCAAAATTCCGCCACCGCAACCGCCACCTGGGCCGGATCAAAATCGTGCCGGTAGACCGCTACGAGCAGCTTTACCGCAAGCAGAGCATTGACCCGTTTGCCGTGAGCGAGCAATTCCGCAAGGCGGGGGCGTCAACACCGTCTTCTCCACCTGAAGAAGAGTCCTGAACGCTCACTTTTCCGCCAGCCAATCTTGCATGACGCCAGCGGCAGCGTAGGTTGACAGCAGTCTTTCTGCTGGCAATGGGAGGCGAATTATGGCTGCATTGATCAAAATGAGCAAATGAGCAGTAACCGCATCAAGCCAGGCAAGGGCAAAGGTGCAGAAATTGGAGGACGCCAGATGATCCAGAGGATCACATTGGCCGCCGCGGCGCTGAGCGCTGCCTTGTCCGTCCCAGCGCGGGCTGAGGATGAGGCAGTGACCGCTTTCACCCTGGGCAATGGTATGGATGTGGTGGTGATCGAGGATCACCGCGCACCGGTGGTTCAGCAAATGGTCTGGTACCGGGCGGGATCCGCCGATGAACCGCCGGGCCAGTCCGGCGTGGCCCATTTTCTCGAGCACCTCCTGTTCAAGGGCACCGATAAGCTGGCGCCGGGTGAACTGTCAGCCACCGTGCGCGCCAATGGCGGCCAGGACAATGCCTTCACAAGCTATGATTACACTGCCTATTTCCAGCGCGTGGCTGCCGACCGGCTGGAATTGATGATGCAGATGGAAAGCGACCGGATGACCAACCTCCGCCTTAGCGAGGAGGATATCGCCACCGAACGCGAGGTCATTCTGGAAGAACGCAACCAGCGCACTGACAACGATCCAGTTGCTCTATTCCGGGAGCAGCTGCGGGCGGTGCAGTACCTGAATCACCGTTACGGCCAGCCGGTGATCGGTT
It encodes the following:
- the purH gene encoding bifunctional phosphoribosylaminoimidazolecarboxamide formyltransferase/IMP cyclohydrolase, giving the protein MTDLHPVRRALLSVSDKTGLIELGQALAARGVELLSTGGSAKALRDAGLTVKDVSEVTGFPEMMDGRVKTLHPMVHGGLLALRDNDTHVAAMTEHGIGAIDLLVVNLYPFEAALARGADYDEMIENIDIGGPAMIRAASKNHLFVNVVTDVQDYHALLAELDANDGQTSYAFRQRLSQTAYARTAAYDAAVSNWMATAIEEQTPRRRAFAGELKQTLRYGENSHQEAAFYTDGSNRPGVATAVQLQGKELSYNNINDTDAAYELVAEFDPAESPAVAIIKHANPCGVAKGATLAEAYQKAFDCDRTSAFGGIVALNQPLDADTAAKITEIFTEVVIAPGASDEAKEIFAAKKNLRLLLTDGLPDPRKPIVAYKQVAGGMLVQDKDVGYVGMEDLKVVTEKAPSDAQMQDLLFAWKVAKHVKSNAIVYVKDNATVGVGAGQMSRLDSANVAASKAGRMAAELGLEESLAKGCAVASDAFFPFADGLLEAAAAGGACVIQPGGSMRDDEVIKAANEKGLAMVFTGMRHFRH
- the lspA gene encoding signal peptidase II; the encoded protein is MAARWMIWGAILSFLADQASKYLVIHWMGLDQRHRIDVLPPFLNFRYGENTGINFGLFGGGDETARWILIGLSVVICIALVVWLLRGQSKSRGMQLSAGLVIGGALGNVADRLLYGYVLDFLNTSCCGIQNPFVFNVADIFIFGGAAGLIFFDGRSKKPA
- a CDS encoding DUF3035 domain-containing protein yields the protein MRIPFGVIVLAGALAVSGCAQKGLRVLQKPGSGPDEFLILPSKPLSAPESYSALPAPTPGGSNLTDPNPSADAVAALGGKPGALVPADGVPSGDAALVTASSRYGVEHGVRDTLASEDAKFRHRNRHLGRIKIVPVDRYEQLYRKQSIDPFAVSEQFRKAGASTPSSPPEEES